The Rhodothermus sp. nucleotide sequence GGTACTTCTGAGAATCATTTCCTGTAGCAGCTCTCACCAGAAGACCTTGCTTTCCGGAGAGATTTCTATCTTAATTTGCTCTCACAGACATTTTATCTCGGCACATAGTCAAGCGCTAACTTGCTGCTACTCAAGCACGCGCACTCGTATTTGCTCGACATAACCGATGCTACGTGAAATAGCTAAACACATTCTGACAGATGCTAGTAGAAACGCAATATGATCCGTTCATTACAGCGCATCTTTAGCTTCAACCATCGAATGCAAGTTCGGACGGCCAAGTAAATAAATAAACGAAGTGTAAAGCAGGCAGGTAGCTGTGTGTATCAACTCCCGTGCTCAACGCTGACATACCTCCTCCGCTCAATTTTCGTAGCATGGTTTGTCCCCCCTCACTTCTGCTATATGTTGCCTGCACTGCTAATCTTAACAGGGTAGCTTTAGACGCCTGCGTGGCCCTGTTATCCCGCTCTGACTAAGTCGCCTGGCCTGAGGACTTCCACGCTGAACGTGCACTCCATCGGTCGTCAGCCAGTAAAATGCAGACGGGCCCGTAAGCTTCCTAAGTGCCCTCCCGTCGTTTTGTAGCCACTGCTTAAGCCATCGAAGTTTTCGCAGGACGATCTGCACTTCTCTGGTTGTGGCCGGATGCACCTCAATCCATAGCGCCTGCTCACAACCGGACGGGTCAGCGACACCAAGCCCATAATCCCAACGAGGATCATTTGGGTAAATGTCGGCCAGCGCCTCGTCCAGATGGATGCTACCCGTAAGCTTTCGCGAAATCTTTGTATGTTAACTTTGCACGACACGACGCTGACAACGCCTGCAATCCGGGCTGGTAGGCAGTATTGACCGGAGACGGTGCCTGCTGCACAGCTTGCTGGAAGGTCATGGCTCAGGATCGGCTAAGACTTTTTATGATTATGACGGGTGACAACTTCGGCTACCAGATCCCCTACATGGCCACTGAATTCCGTTAGTCCTCCCCAACCTGCCTCCTCTGGACGCTCAGCTCCGGGATCCAGTTCGGAAATGTCCTGCACCGCACCGCTTCGGCCAAAAAAATACACGCGATATGTTTTATCCAGCGCCTGTTGTGCCAGAGTTCGCGTAAAATTATCAGCTTTCAATTCAAAGAGGCGGCGCACATCCCTTTCCGTGCCGCCGTACTTCTGGAAAACCCGCAGCGCCCATATCACATCCAGCACATGCGGCGCATGCGTGGAAACAAGCACCCGGTATCCACGACGCAACAGCTCCAACAACAGCAGGACGACCGTTGTAATAGCCCGGGGATGCAATCCCATCTCCGGCTCTTCCACGATCACCCATTTCAATGCATTACGCCGCGAAACCTTGCCGGCCGGAATCAGCCAGTAAAACCCGAGCAATAGCGGCGTGAACTCCCGCTGGCCGGCGGACCAGACCAGAAACGGAAGGCCTTCGGCGTCCAACGAACGGCGCAGTACAAAACGGCGCTGCATGCGGTCGATGCTGGTCTCCAGTCGATAATCCCCGAAAATATGCGCCGCAATGGCATCCCGGAGCACCTTATTGAAGCGTTGCTGCTGCGGAAACAACGTTTCCTGGCGAACAAACTCGGTCTGCACCAGTCGATGCAACGTTTCGCTGAATTGCCGCACGACGAAGGGATCTCCCGGGCGAAAATCCGTGAAGGGTCGGGTGATGCCATCCCGCAGACTCATGACGCGCTGAGCGGGAATGTAAAAGACCTGCTCTTTTTGGATCGCTCTATGTTTCAGTAAACGTTCCAGCTTGACCGCTTTTTTGTTGAATATAATTTTTGTGTCTGGCTGAATCAGTCCACCCAATCCTTCTCCGAAGTACAATTCAACAAACTGGGTCGTTTTCTGCCAGCTTAGATTGTAATCTCGAAGCGTTTGCCGAATGGCCCCTCTATCAATCAGTAGCTTGAACAGCTCCAGCAGCAGGCTTTTTCCCGTCGCCTGCGGTCCTACCAGTACGGTCAGGTCGCCCGGTTCCAGACGAGCTTCGCTAACAGGTCCAAACTGCTGAACTGTGAGCTGCATCCCTCACCTGCATCCTGGTTCTTTCGTTACCACTTCTTTATCGGGGATGTTTCGCGCTGCACAATGGCTCAGCCTGTTGCTATCTGCACAGCCTCCTCATATACGGCCTTGACCTTACGCGCAATGACCGACCAGTCGTAGTGCTGGCGCACGTACGTTCGGCAGGCCTCATCGGATGGCAGCGGGCGTCGTCCCGTCAATGCGTCGATCAGGCCATCTGCCAAGGCTTCGCTGGTGGCGGCCTCCAGCACCAGGGCCTCCGAGAGTCCCTGCACGGCCTCGGGAAGCCCCCCGATCGGCGTTACGAGCACCGGGGTACCTGCAGCCAGCGATTCCAGCGTGATGAGCCCGAAGCCCTCAAGCGCCACCGTAGGCACAATGGTCAGATCGGCCGCGCGATAGGCCAACGGGAGCTGTTCGTCCGGGACAAATCCCAGCAGACGCACATGCCGCTGCAACCCCAGGGCCTCGATCTGTGCCTGCAGGGCTTCACGCAACGGTCCCCGACCGGCTATCAGCAGCAGGATCTCCGGAACGTGCCGTCGCACTGCGGCCATGGCGGCAATCAACCGCTCCAGTCCCATGCGCCGTACCAGCCGTCGCACACTCAGCACAATCGGCCGATCGCTCGGCCAGCCCAGCACCTGCCGGGCTTCCCGACGTGACAGCGTTCGCGCAAAACGTTCAACCGCTACACCGCCGGGTACCACACGAATCCGTTCAGGCACTACCCCATAACGCTGCGTTAGCTCTCGACCGAATGCCTTCGACAGTACAATGCAACGCACTGCCCGCCGATAGACCACGCGTTCCAGCCAGGCCTTTACGGCCACCTGTATCCCTTTCTTGACCTCCTCACGCCCCTCCCAGGCCCAGGGGCCATGGAAATGAACGACCAGTGGCAGGTCCCGCACCAGATCCAGCACGGGAAACGTGTACAGCGCAAAGTGGGCAGCCACCAGATCGAAAGGTTCGGTGTGGCGAAGCCGCTGCACGGCCCGCCGCATGCCCTGCCACCGCTGCCAGAGCGGTGCTGAGGGACGTGCTGCTCCCACGAACTTGCCACCAGTAGCCCGGGCCACCGCTTCCGAACCCATCACCACGCCCCGGCAATGCACGCCTGTCTCCGGCAGATGCCGACACAGCGCCGCATAGACACGCTCCAGTCCCCCCGGCACCTCCTCGAACCAGCCGCTACCCAACTGCAGTACCTGCATATTGCTCTTGTTTACGTCAAATTTCCAGCGCCACGGGCCTCAACGATAATGACCACGCAGCCGATTGCGCAACAGATGGATGTGCCCACCAACCAGAGATGATCGCGTCGGGTTAAGGAACGCCGGCTGAGGGCGGCCACCTCCATGCGTGCCTGGCTCCAGGAACGGGCTACCGGATCGCGCAGCACAACGATAAGCCACACCGACGGCATCCATTGCTTAATGCGCGCAATCTGCCGAGCCGTCAGATGCAGAAAATCCGGCGTCTTCTCTCCGATGAGCTGATCCGGACGCGCTTCCCGAAACGCTGCTATATACCGCGAACAAGGTCCCGGCTCATTGAAGAAATGCAACGCTCTTTCTGGCATGTAAATTCCGGGATGCTGACGAAGCCGATGAGCCAGCCAGGTCGTTGCGCTTTTCCGTCCACCGATAATCAGCCGATCAGGAAGCCGTTCCGGCTGCGCCTGCATGGGCCTATCCGATCTGTTGCACCGGCATCCGTAGCGGTTGCGCCTCCGCGGTACGAATCAGAATGTGTTCCAGTTGATCCACCACGTGCCGCACCGCGAACTGCTGTTCGGCTATCCGGCGGGCCAGCTCGGCCAGTCTGGTTGGATCGGTCTCAACGGCCTGCAACGCTCTCTCCAGCGCTGCACACAGCGCTTCGGGTGTATAGCGATCGAAGCGGAAAGCCGCCGTTCCACAGTATTCACCCGTACCGTTGGTCGGCCCGATCACAACAGGTTTTCCACAGCAGAGCGCCTCGGCCACCGTCGAACCGAAGTTTTCATCTTCGCTGGGCTGGACGACTACATCCACCGACCGCAACAGATCGGGTACTTCGGTGCGGGCAACGTAAGGTGTATAGGTCAGATGATCCGGAAAGGGAAACGTATCGATCAGCTTGCGATATTCAGGGGCATAGGTAAA carries:
- a CDS encoding AAA family ATPase, producing MQLTVQQFGPVSEARLEPGDLTVLVGPQATGKSLLLELFKLLIDRGAIRQTLRDYNLSWQKTTQFVELYFGEGLGGLIQPDTKIIFNKKAVKLERLLKHRAIQKEQVFYIPAQRVMSLRDGITRPFTDFRPGDPFVVRQFSETLHRLVQTEFVRQETLFPQQQRFNKVLRDAIAAHIFGDYRLETSIDRMQRRFVLRRSLDAEGLPFLVWSAGQREFTPLLLGFYWLIPAGKVSRRNALKWVIVEEPEMGLHPRAITTVVLLLLELLRRGYRVLVSTHAPHVLDVIWALRVFQKYGGTERDVRRLFELKADNFTRTLAQQALDKTYRVYFFGRSGAVQDISELDPGAERPEEAGWGGLTEFSGHVGDLVAEVVTRHNHKKS
- a CDS encoding glycosyltransferase family 4 protein, whose translation is MQVLQLGSGWFEEVPGGLERVYAALCRHLPETGVHCRGVVMGSEAVARATGGKFVGAARPSAPLWQRWQGMRRAVQRLRHTEPFDLVAAHFALYTFPVLDLVRDLPLVVHFHGPWAWEGREEVKKGIQVAVKAWLERVVYRRAVRCIVLSKAFGRELTQRYGVVPERIRVVPGGVAVERFARTLSRREARQVLGWPSDRPIVLSVRRLVRRMGLERLIAAMAAVRRHVPEILLLIAGRGPLREALQAQIEALGLQRHVRLLGFVPDEQLPLAYRAADLTIVPTVALEGFGLITLESLAAGTPVLVTPIGGLPEAVQGLSEALVLEAATSEALADGLIDALTGRRPLPSDEACRTYVRQHYDWSVIARKVKAVYEEAVQIATG